The window GGGCGGGTGAAGGCCTCGGCGAGGAACAGCACGTCGGGGTGCCTGTCGGCGACGTCGGCGAGCAGCTTCTGCCAGAAAGCGACCGGCTTGGTGTGCGGGTTGTCGACGCGGAAGACGCGTACGCCGTGCGCGATCCAGTGCTCGACCACCCGCAGGACCTCCGCGTACAGGCCCTCGAAGTCGCGGTCGAAGTTGAGCGGATAGATGTCCTGGTACTTCTTGGGCGGGTTCTCGGCGTAGGCGATGGAGCCGTCGGCCCGGGCGGTGAACCACTCGGGGTGCTCGGTCACCCAGGGGTGGTCGGGGGAGCACTGCAGGGCCAGGTCCAGGGCGATCTCCATGCCGTGCTCGCGGGCCTCGGCGACGAAGGCGTCGAAGTCGGCGAGGGTGCCCAGGTCGGGGTGGACCGCGTCGTGGCCGCCGTCGGCCGACCCGATGGCCCACACCGAACCGGGGTCGCCGGGACCGGCGGTCAGCGCGTTGTTGGCGCCCTTGCGGTGGGTGGTGCCGACCGGGTGGATGGGCGGCAGGTAGACCACGTCGAAGCCCATGTCGGCGATGGCGGGCAGGCGCTTGGCCGCGGTGGCGAGGGTGCCCGAGAGCTCCTGGCCGGGCGCGGTGTCGACCTGGGCGCCCTCCGAGCGCGGGAAGAACTCGTACCAGGAGCCGAACAGCGCGCGCTCGCGGTGGACGACGACGCTGGTGCGCTTGGACCTGGTGACCAGCTCGCGCAGGGGCGCGCGCTCCATCTCGGCCAGGACCTCGGGGGTGAGCGCCGCCTCGAAGCGCTCCACCGGGGTCATCGAGGTGTCGCGCAGCGCCTTGGCGGCGGCGTTCAGGAAGGGGCGGCGCGGGACCCGTCGCCCGGCGCGGGCGAGCAGGCGGGCGCCCTCCTCCAGGACGAGTTCGGTGTCCTGGCCCAGCGGGAGCTTGACGCCCGCGACGTGGTGCCAGGTGGCGAAGGGGTCGGTCCACGACTCGACGGCGAAGGACCACGTCCCCTCCGTGGGGAGGCTGACGCAGGCCTCGTAGCGGTCGGTGCCGGGGGCGTGCTCGCGCATGGGGACGAGCTGTTCGCGGCGTCCCTCGGGGGAGTAGACGACGACGCCCGCGGCGAGGGAGTCGTGGCCCTCGCGGATCACCGTCGCTCCCACGGTGAAGCGTTCGCCCGGAACGGCTTTCACCGGTCCGAGGTCGTTCTCTGGAGAGATATCGAGGATGGGCAGGCGTCCGATCACTGGCTACACCGTAATTGTCGTGGTTCGACGTTCGGAACCGTGCTGTTTTTCGGCAGGCGGAAATAACCGGGAGTTAATCCGGGGCAAGACGGAGTTCACGGAGCATCCGGAACAGA is drawn from Nocardiopsis dassonvillei subsp. dassonvillei DSM 43111 and contains these coding sequences:
- a CDS encoding alpha-1,4-glucan--maltose-1-phosphate maltosyltransferase gives rise to the protein MIGRLPILDISPENDLGPVKAVPGERFTVGATVIREGHDSLAAGVVVYSPEGRREQLVPMREHAPGTDRYEACVSLPTEGTWSFAVESWTDPFATWHHVAGVKLPLGQDTELVLEEGARLLARAGRRVPRRPFLNAAAKALRDTSMTPVERFEAALTPEVLAEMERAPLRELVTRSKRTSVVVHRERALFGSWYEFFPRSEGAQVDTAPGQELSGTLATAAKRLPAIADMGFDVVYLPPIHPVGTTHRKGANNALTAGPGDPGSVWAIGSADGGHDAVHPDLGTLADFDAFVAEAREHGMEIALDLALQCSPDHPWVTEHPEWFTARADGSIAYAENPPKKYQDIYPLNFDRDFEGLYAEVLRVVEHWIAHGVRVFRVDNPHTKPVAFWQKLLADVADRHPDVLFLAEAFTRPAMMRTLAKVGFHQSYTYFTWRNGKDELTDYLTELSRESAHYLRPNLFANTPDILHAYLQHGGRPAFAVRAVLAALLSPTWGVYSGFELCENTPAGPGSEEYLDSEKYQYRPRDWAAAEASGETLTGLITLLNRLRREHPALRELRNLRFHHVDRPEIVCFSKHRPGTGPKDPDDAVIAVVNLDPHHAREATVHLDLPSIGLTREEEFRVTDELTGRSYTWGADNYVRLDPAAGPAHVFTVSGR